In one Silene latifolia isolate original U9 population chromosome 10, ASM4854445v1, whole genome shotgun sequence genomic region, the following are encoded:
- the LOC141607166 gene encoding uncharacterized protein LOC141607166, with translation MVNRCVLCESSLETHSHLFFECPYSAAIWRAIAVWLKISPDTSLPHLFHWYKVYNRGQGLVKKQRRCALMCALYLVWHERNKRIFKGIQATPVTIIRKIKVLVLLRLSSL, from the coding sequence ATGGTAAATAGGTGCGTTCTATGTGAATCTAGCCTTGAAACCCACTCTCACCTCTTCTTTGAGTGTCCCTATTCTGCTGCAATTTGGCGTGCCATAGCTGTGTGGCTTAAGATCTCCCCTGATACTTCTCTTCCCCATCTTTTCCACTGGTACAAGGTTTACAATCGCGGACAAGGTTTGGTTAAGAAGCAGCGTAGATGTGCTTTGATGTGTGCTCTTTACCTTGTATGGCATGAAAGGAACAAGCGCATCTTCAAAGGCATACAAGCTACCCCTGTCACTATTATTCGCAAGATCAAAGTGTTGGTTCTTCTTAGGCTATCTTCCCTTTGA